The Panicum virgatum strain AP13 chromosome 5K, P.virgatum_v5, whole genome shotgun sequence genome has a window encoding:
- the LOC120706684 gene encoding pentatricopeptide repeat-containing protein At4g01990, mitochondrial-like, which translates to MAPPGPSAGVRLLLLRRLLSTGTEAAAGAAAAPTAAATATATAAKAGNKGDSLALYRRLVALGRSGEGSVSRALSKWVRQGGALPVQDLVEHVKELRKYKRYGHALELMDWMVNARGTTMSHANHAIQLDLIYKVRGIEAAEAYFADLPDPAKNHRTYGALLNCYCSAKMEEKATDLYNKMVELGICSSELLFSNLMSIYMKLGRHGKVDSLFEEMKVVKNVKPSNMTCRILMTSYAQSNKIDAIEELLKEMAEKDVALGWSAYSTLASIYINAGLVEKAESALKKLEGLVGPDDGMLPFDFLISLYASVGNLSEVNRVWDVIKAKFSKVTKRSYLGMLQALYKLNDIDGMKQIYVDWESNYKFYYVRLTNMMIRGHLKLDLTEEAEALWEKAKEKGTKFDSKTCELFLDHYMGKGGMNLALNWLENMIKLPNKAGKLDQDKIHKFQKYFEEHKDADGAERFCNCLRKLGCFDGKAYESLLRTYLAAGKESYSLRQRIKNDKIGICYDIWELLNRIGDKG; encoded by the exons ATGGCGCCGCCGGGCCCCTCCGCCGGCGtccgcctgctcctcctccgccgcctcctctccacGGGTAccgaagcggcggcgggggctgctgctgcgcccaccgccgccgccaccgccaccgccaccgccgcgaagGCGGGGAATAAGGGGGACTCGCTGGCGCTCTACCGCCGTCTGGTGGCGCTGGGCCGCTCCGGGGAGGGGAGCGTGTCGCGGGCGCTCAGCAAGTGGGTGCGGCAGGGTGGCGCGCTGCCCGTCCAAGATCTCGTCGAGCACGTCAAGGAGCTCCGCAAGTACAAGCGCTATGGCCACGCCCTCGAG CTGATGGACTGGATGGTCAATGCAAGGGGCACGACCATGTCACACGCTAACCATGCAATACAACTAGATCTTATCTATAAAGTGCGTGGCATTGAGGCAGCTGAGGCTTATTTTGCTGATCTCCCTGATCCAGCCAAGAACCATCGAACTTATGGTGCACTTCTTAATTGTTATTGCTCAGCAAAAATGGAAGAGAAAGCAACAGATCTCTACAACAAGATGGTTGAGCTTGGCATCTGTTCCAGTGAGCTACTCTTCAGTAATCTGATGTCCATTTACATGAAGTTAGGCCGGCATGGGAAGGTCGATAGTCTCTTTGAGGAAATGAAGGTGGTGAAGAATGTTAAACCGAGTAACATGACATGCCGCATTCTGATGACCAGCTATGCACAATCAAACAAGATAGATGCTATTGAAGAACTTCTAAAAGAAATGGCAGAAAAGGATGTGGCTCTTGGATGGTCTGCATATAGCACACTCGCTTCTATCTATATAAATGCTGGCCTGGTTGAAAAAGCAGAGTCTGCTTTGAAGAAACTAGAAGGGCTTGTTGGTCCTGATGATGGTATGCTACCTTTTGATTTCCTTATAAGCCTCTACGCTTCAGTAGGCAATTTGAGCGAGGTCAACAGGGTATGGGATGTGATAAAGGCCAAATTCTCAAAGGTGACCAAGAGAAGCTACCTTGGCATGCTTCAAGCTCTTTATAAGCTCAATGATATTGACGGCATGAAGCAGATTTATGTGGATTGGGAATCCAATTATAAATTCTATTATGTGAGGCTGACAAATATGATGATTCGTGGGCATCTGAAGCTTGACTTGACAGAAGAAGCAGAGGCACTGTGGGAGAAGGCCAAGGAAAAAGGCACGAAGTTCGACTCCAAAACATGCGAGCTATTTCTTGATCACTACATGGGTAAGGGGGGCATGAACTTGGCACTGAACTGGTTGGAGAATATGATTAAACTCCCCAACAAAGCAGGGAAGCTCGATCAGGATAAGATCCACAAGTTCCAGAAGTATTTCGAAGAGCACAAGGACGCAGATGGTGCCGAGAGGTTCTGCAACTGCCTGAGAAAGCTAGGGTGCTTTGACGGGAAAGCGTACGAGTCCCTCCTGCGCACTTACTTGGCTGCAGGTAAGGAAAGCTATTCTCTCCGTCAACGGATCAAAAATGATAAGATCGGGATCTGTTACGACATCTGGGAGTTACTGAACAGGATCGGCGACAAGGGATGA
- the LOC120706685 gene encoding pentatricopeptide repeat-containing protein At4g01990, mitochondrial-like translates to MAPPAHSAGVRLLLLRRLLSTATEPAAEAVATPAAAAAAKAGKKGASLALYRRLSALGRSGEGGSVSWVLNKWVREGGAVRVEDLVKHVKELRKYKRHAHALELMDWMVNARGMTMSHTNHAIRLDLIYKVRGIEAAEAYFADLPDPAKNHRTYGALLNCYCSAKKEEKATDLYNKMDELGICSSELVFCNLMSLYMKLGRHGKVDSLFEEMKVKNVKPSNITCCILMTSYAQSNKIDAIEELLKEIAEKDVALGWSAYSTLASIYVNAGLVEKAESALKKLEELVGADDGRQPFDFLMSLYASLGNLSEVNRVWDLIKAKFSKVTNTSYFGMLHAVYKLNDIDRMKQIYVDWESNYEIYDVRLTNMMIRGHLKLDLTEEAEALWEKAKEKGAELDSKTCELFLDHYMGKGDMNLALNWVENMIKLPNKAGKLDQDKILKFQKYFEEHKNADGAERFCNCLRMLGCIDGKAYESLLRTYLAAGKKSRSLRQQIKDDKIEICYDIGKLLKRMDDKGR, encoded by the exons atggcgccgccggcccACTCCGCCGGCGtccgcctgctcctcctccgccgcctcctctccacGGCTACcgaaccggcggcggaggctgttgctacgcccgccgccgccgccgccgcgaaggcGGGGAAGAAGGGGGCCTCGCTGGCGCTCTACCGCCGTCTGTCGGCGCTGGGCCGTTCCGGGGAGGGGGGGAGCGTGTCGTGGGTGCTCAACAAGTGGGTGCGGGAGGGTGGCGCGGTGCGGGTCGAAGATCTCGTCAAGCACGTCAAGGAGCTCCGCAAGTACAAGCGCCACGCCCACGCCCTCGAG CTGATGGACTGGATGGTCAATGCAAGGGGCATGACCATGTCACACACTAACCATGCAATACGTCTAGATCTTATCTATAAAGTGCGTGGCATTGAGGCAGCTGAGGCTTATTTTGCTGATCTCCCTGATCCAGCCAAGAACCATCGAACTTATGGTGCACTTCTCAATTGTTATTGCTCAGCAAAAAAGGAAGAGAAAGCAACAGATCTCTACAACAAGATGGATGAGCTTGGCATCTGTTCCAGTGAGCTAGTCTTCTGTAATCTGATGTCCCTTTACATGAAGTTAGGCCGGCATGGGAAGGTCGATAGTCTCTTTGAGGAAATGAAGGTGAAGAATGTTAAACCGAGTAACATCACATGCTGCATTCTGATGACCAGCTATGCACAATCAAACAAGATAGATGCTATTGAAGAACTTCTAAAAGAAATTGCAGAAAAGGATGTGGCTCTTGGATGGTCTGCATATAGCACACTCGCTTCTATCTATGTAAATGCTGGCCTGGTTGAAAAAGCAGAGTCTGCCCTGAAGAAACTCGAGGAGCTTGTTGGTGCTGATGATGGCAGGCAACCTTTTGATTTCCTTATGAGCCTTTACGCTTCATTAGGTAATTTGAGCGAGGTCAATAGGGTATGGGATTTGATAAAGGCCAAGTTCTCAAAGGTGACCAACACAAGCTACTTCGGCATGCTTCATGCTGTTTATAAGCTTAATGATATTGACCGCATGAAGCAGATTTATGTGGATTGGGAATCCAATTATGAAATCTATGATGTGAGGCTGACAAATATGATGATTCGTGGGCATCTGAAGCTTGACTTGACTGAAGAAGCAGAGGCACTGTGGGAGAAGGCCAAGGAAAAAGGCGCAGAGTTGGACTCCAAAACATGCGAGCTATTTCTTGATCACTACATGGGTAAGGGGGACATGAACTTGGCACTGAACTGGGTGGAGAATATGATCAAACTCCCCAACAAAGCAGGGAAGCTCGATCAGGATAAGATCCTCAAGTTCCAGAAGTATTtcgaagaacacaagaacgCAGACGGTGCTGAGAGGTTCTGCAACTGCCTGAGAATGCTAGGGTGCATTGACGGGAAAGCGTACGAGTCCCTCCTGCGCACTTACTTGGCTGCCGGTAAGAAAAGCCGTTCTCTCCGTCAACAGATCAAAGATGATAAGATCGAGATCTGCTACGACATCGGGAAGTTACTGAAGAGGATGGACGACAAGGGACGATga